The segment AGCTTTTGAGCTGCCGCCTTCTACCATATAAGTCGCTAATGTCCATGGGCTACCCGAAAAACCGATCAAAGGTACTTCACCTTTAAGGTCTTTGCGGATTTGGCGCACTGCATTCATTACATACTGCAATTCACCTTCTGGATCGGGTAGACCAATTTTATCCACGTCAGCTTTGCAGGTAATAGGACGGTCAAATACAGGACCTTCACCAGCTGAAAAACGTAGCCCTAAACCCATAGCGTCAGGAATAGTCAGAATGTCTGAAAACAGAATCGCAGCATCAAGAGGAAAACGACGTAGTGGCTGTAATGTCACTTCAGAAGCAAGCTCTGCGTTTTTGCACAGCGACATAAAGTCTCCAGCTTGTGCACGTGTCGCACGATACTCTGGCAAATAACGCCCTGCTTGGCGCATCATCCACACTGGAGTACAGTCAACGGGCTGCTTCAACAAAGCACGAAGATAACGGTCATTCTTTAATTCTGTCATTCTGGCTTCCAACTTCTAGGCTTATTTCTTTAGTTTCTTTATTAATTAGGCGCGTATTCTATCACTTATTTCCCTGCAACTGACCATAGATTTACGGTTTGTAGAACAGAGCTTTGCAACCTAGATCATGTTATTAACTTTTAAATCAATGGTTAATTTGCGTGCAAACTGAAACAGTGTTTAAAATCTCGGTGCTAGCGAAAACTACAATAATATACGGGTACTCAGTACTCGACATCTCATAACGACATCTTACTTACCCCCTCCCTCACCGGAGGGTTTTTTTTGCCTGTTTTCTCTCGCTTTTTAATTATATCGACGTCGAATATTCATCTTTGATAGCGTTAACCGTGTGTTCTATCAGCGCTCTGGCAATCGTACCTTTTGGCGCGACCGGCGGCATTTCACTCGGTGTAAACCATTGGGCATCACTCAACTCTGAATAATCAGGGCGAATATCACCACCAGCGAAATCAGCCAAAAATGCCATCATCATACTGGAAGGAAAAGCCCAAGGCTGACTACCAAAGTATCGGATGTTCTTAACGCTAATACCCGTTTCTTCCAACACTTCGCGAGCCACACACTGTTCTAGGGTCTCTCCTACTTCCAAGAATCCTGCAATCACCGTATACATACCCGTTTGATGACGAGGATGTTGTGCCAGAAGAATTTGATTCTCTTTTCTCACCGCAACGATGATGCATGGGAAAATGCGTGGATAATGAATAGTTCGGCAGTCTTGACATTGCATCGCCAGATCACGATGGTTGAGATGGTTACGTCCACCACACTGCGGGCAAAAGCGTAGCGTTTGGCTCATGTGTCCATACTGAACGGCTCGGCTTGCGGCGAAAAATAATGCTTCATCGACAACCAATAATTCGCGCAAAGAGGTCATCTCAAAGTCTTTATCGAGATCGGCGTGATTCAGCCAATAAACCGGATGTCCTTTGTATTGTTCAACTTCGATTGCAGTTTCGATCGGCAGCTCAAGATCTTTTGCCGTTCCGAATGGTACGGTTCCGTCAATGGTCCAAAGTTCACTTCCTGAAACAACACACCAATAAGCTGATTTGAGGTCACTATTTTTTAACATACAAACTCCTGTTGCTTGCAGTTCGCTCATTTTACTGGCAATCTAATTTCATACCAGAGTTTGTCTCTATTTGTTTACCACACATAAACTCTCGTGAAAACAACAGGCTGTATCCTACTCATACAGCGAAATGTGCAAAGGACAGTCTATCCTACGATAGCTCTATCTTGAGGGCGTGGCCATGCTAAAAAAATTCAAACAAACACAAGAGCAATGGGGCGGAGCCAGTGACGTTATCGATCATTGGTTAGAGAAGAGACAGCATGTAGTTGTTGAATATTGCAAAATTGCTGCACTTCAACCTTGTGCTTCTAAAGCCTCGGTTTCAGAACTCCCTTCACCTCAAGAACTTCAGTATTTCTGTCAGGAAATCGTCGACTATATTTCTGAAGGCCATTTTAAGGTCTACGATATGGTGATGAATAAATGGCAATCGACTGGTTTTAAAGCCACTGACGAGATTAATCGAGCTTATTCAGAGATCATCTTAACCACCGTTCCTCTACTGAATTTTACCGATAAGTATGCTGCTGTAAGTGAAGAAGATGAGTTGGAAACTTTCGATGAAGATCTATCTAAAGTTGGGCAAATTTTAGAATCCCGATTTGAGTTAGAAGATCATCTGATCCAGTTAATCATTGATAGCCTTTCGATTCCACCAGGCGCATAAGTTAACTTAGATTCAGTAGCTAACCTCTTTATTTGATTACAAATCTTTTCCAATAAAAAAGGCACCTTTCGGTGCCTTTTTTCATATCGATAGTTCGATTACTCTTCTGAAGAGAAACCAGCGTTCAGTAGCGCAGCTAGGTTATCCGTAGCTTGCTCTGCTGAAGGGCCTTCTTTCTGAGCTTCACGCTTAGATTGACGCTCTTGGTGGTACGCAAAACCAGTACCAGCAGGAATCAAGCGACCAACGATAACGTTCTCTTTCAGACCACGTAGGTCATCACGCTTACCAGATACCGCAGCTTCAGTCAGTACGCGCGTCGTTTCTTGGAACGATGCCGCAGAGATGAACGATTCTGTCGCTAGAGACGCTTTCGTGATACCTAGAAGTTCACGTTCGAAACGTGCTGGCTCTTTGCCTTCTGCTTCTAAAGCACGGTTAGCAATCTTAACTTGTGAGTATTCAACTTGCTCACCAGGTAGGAACTCAGAGTCACCTGCGAAAGTAATTGTACACTTACGTAGCATCTGACGAACGATGGTTTCGATGTGCTTATCGTTAATCTTAACGCCTTGCAGACGGTAAACTTCCTGAACTTCGTTAGCAATGTAAGAAGTTACAGCATGGATACCACGCAGACGTAGGATGTCATGTGGAGACTCTGGACCATCTGCGATCACGTCACCACGTTCGATACGCTCACCTTCAAACACGTTCAACTGACGATGCTTAGGAATCATCTCTTCGTAAACTTCACCGCTGTCGCGAGTGATAACTAGACGACGTTTACCCTTAGTCTCTTTACCGAACGACACAGTACCTGTGTACTCAGCAAGGATTGCAGGCTCTTTCGGCTTACGAGCTTCAAATAGGTCTGCTACGCGAGGTAGACCACCCGTGATGTCTCGGTTACCGCCAGATTTCTGAGGAATACGAGCAAGAGTATCACCCACATTCACTTCAGCGCCATCTTCGATGTTCACGATAGCTTTACCAGGTAGGAAGTATTGAGCTGGCATATCTGTACCAGGGATCACTACATCGTTACCTTTCTCATCCACAAGTTTGATAGCTGGACGCATATCTTTACCTGCTGCTGGACGAGCTGCTGCATCCGTTACTTCGCTTGAAGATAGACCTGTTAGATCATCTGTTTGACGAGAAACGGTTACGCCATCGATCATGTCTACGAACTGGATGCGACCTGCCACTTCAGTGATGATTGGCAATGTGTGCGCTTCCCAGTTTGCTACTGTTTCACCAGCTTCAACTGCGTCGCTATCTGCTTTGCTTAGCAATGAACCGTAAGGAAGTTTGTGCTTCTCTTTGGTACGACCAAATTCGTCAATGATAGTTAGCTCAGATGCACGAGATGTGATTACTAGCTTGCCATCTTTGTTAATTACGAACTTAGCATTGTGTAGCTTAACAGAACCAGTGTTCTTAGCTTGGATGCTGTTCTCTGCTGCTGCCGTAGATGCCGCACCACCGATGTGGAACGTACGCATCGTTAACTGTGTACCCGGTTCACCGATAGACTGAGCAGCGATAACACCTACTGCTTCACCTTGGTTCACTAGGTGACCACGAGCTAGGTCACGACCGTAACATAGTGCACAACAACCGAAGTCTGCGTCACAGGTTACTACTGAACGTACTTTAATACGGTCAACAGAGTTGTCGTTTAGAACCTGACACCATTTCTCATCAAGAAGTGTGTTACGAGGAACTAGAACTTCTTCTGTACCTGGTTTCAGAATGTCTTCTGCAACCACACGACCAAGCGCAAGTTCAGTTAGCGGAACTTTAACGTCACCACCCTCGATGTGAGGCATCATGTCTACACCCTCATGGGTGCCACAGTCGTGCTCATAAACTACTACGTCTTGAGCAACGTCTACTAGACGACGTGTTAGGTAACCTGAGTTCGCTGTCTTCAATGCTGTATCCGCAAGACCCTTACGAGCACCGTGCGTTGAGATAAAGTACTGAAGTACGTTTAGACCTTCTTTAAAGTTCGCAGTGATTGGCGTCTCGATGATTGAACCATCTGGACGAGCCATCAGACCACGCATACCTGCTAGCTGACGAATCTGAGCTGCAGAACCACGAGCACCTGAGTCAGCCATCATATAGATGCTGTTAAATGACTCTTGCTTCTCTTCTTCACCGTCACGGTTAATAACCATTTCAGATGAAAGGTTCTCCATCATCGCTTTTGCTACGCGATCGTTGG is part of the Vibrio diazotrophicus genome and harbors:
- the nudC gene encoding NAD(+) diphosphatase; translated protein: MSELQATGVCMLKNSDLKSAYWCVVSGSELWTIDGTVPFGTAKDLELPIETAIEVEQYKGHPVYWLNHADLDKDFEMTSLRELLVVDEALFFAASRAVQYGHMSQTLRFCPQCGGRNHLNHRDLAMQCQDCRTIHYPRIFPCIIVAVRKENQILLAQHPRHQTGMYTVIAGFLEVGETLEQCVAREVLEETGISVKNIRYFGSQPWAFPSSMMMAFLADFAGGDIRPDYSELSDAQWFTPSEMPPVAPKGTIARALIEHTVNAIKDEYSTSI
- the rpoC gene encoding DNA-directed RNA polymerase subunit beta', translated to MKDLLNFLKAQHKTEEFDAIKIGLSSPDMIRSWSFGEVKKPETINYRTFKPERDGLFCARIFGPVKDYECLCGKYKRLKHRGVICEKCGVEVTQTKVRRDRMGHIELASPVAHIWFLKSLPSRIGLLMDMPLRDIERVLYFEMYVVTEPGMTDLEKGQMLTEEEYLDRLEEWGDEFSAKMGAEAIKDLLSSMDLHAEIEQMREELDTTNSETKRKKVTKRLKLVEAFVSSGNKPEWMILTVLPVLPPDLRPLVPLDGGRFATSDLNDLYRRVINRNNRLKRLLELAAPDIIVRNEKRMLQESVDALLDNGRRGRAITGSNKRPLKSLADMIKGKQGRFRQNLLGKRVDYSGRSVITVGPYLRLHQCGLPKKMALELFKPFIYSKLETRGLATTIKAAKKMVEREEAVVWDILDEVIREHPVLLNRAPTLHRLGIQAFEPVLIEGKAIQLHPLVCAAYNADFDGDQMAVHVPLTLEAQLEARTLMMSTNNILSPASGDPIIVPSQDVVLGLYYMTREKINAKGEGMYLAGPEEAEKAYRTKSAELHARVKVRITETVVDEDGNSTTETKMVDTTVGRAMLWQIVPSGLPYSIVNQKLGKKQISNLLNEAYRKLGLKDTVIFADQIMYAGFAYAALSGVSVGIDDMVVPPAKYTEIAEAEEEVREIQEQFQSGLVTAGERYNKVIDIWASTNDRVAKAMMENLSSEMVINRDGEEEKQESFNSIYMMADSGARGSAAQIRQLAGMRGLMARPDGSIIETPITANFKEGLNVLQYFISTHGARKGLADTALKTANSGYLTRRLVDVAQDVVVYEHDCGTHEGVDMMPHIEGGDVKVPLTELALGRVVAEDILKPGTEEVLVPRNTLLDEKWCQVLNDNSVDRIKVRSVVTCDADFGCCALCYGRDLARGHLVNQGEAVGVIAAQSIGEPGTQLTMRTFHIGGAASTAAAENSIQAKNTGSVKLHNAKFVINKDGKLVITSRASELTIIDEFGRTKEKHKLPYGSLLSKADSDAVEAGETVANWEAHTLPIITEVAGRIQFVDMIDGVTVSRQTDDLTGLSSSEVTDAAARPAAGKDMRPAIKLVDEKGNDVVIPGTDMPAQYFLPGKAIVNIEDGAEVNVGDTLARIPQKSGGNRDITGGLPRVADLFEARKPKEPAILAEYTGTVSFGKETKGKRRLVITRDSGEVYEEMIPKHRQLNVFEGERIERGDVIADGPESPHDILRLRGIHAVTSYIANEVQEVYRLQGVKINDKHIETIVRQMLRKCTITFAGDSEFLPGEQVEYSQVKIANRALEAEGKEPARFERELLGITKASLATESFISAASFQETTRVLTEAAVSGKRDDLRGLKENVIVGRLIPAGTGFAYHQERQSKREAQKEGPSAEQATDNLAALLNAGFSSEE
- a CDS encoding Rsd/AlgQ family anti-sigma factor, translated to MLKKFKQTQEQWGGASDVIDHWLEKRQHVVVEYCKIAALQPCASKASVSELPSPQELQYFCQEIVDYISEGHFKVYDMVMNKWQSTGFKATDEINRAYSEIILTTVPLLNFTDKYAAVSEEDELETFDEDLSKVGQILESRFELEDHLIQLIIDSLSIPPGA